A genomic window from Hyla sarda isolate aHylSar1 chromosome 10, aHylSar1.hap1, whole genome shotgun sequence includes:
- the LOC130293264 gene encoding nicotinamide N-methyltransferase-like, with translation MDSTTHKIYHEHGFDSRKHLEDYLSDNPDTAFGDDALIFPMENLTSLFRRGHINGDVLIDLTSGSLVHHLYAACEFFQHIIVLKVSDRCIMELKRWLDSRTGAFNWGHVTKLHADIEGNSDQYEDKEKKVRSAIPHVMKCDLEKENMTDPIDLPPADCIISAGLLDVICKDKDDYRRYLRKFSRMLKPGGHLILIGTLDITYYTVGKDKFHAFTYDEDFARKAVAAEGFVLDSCKVKKRTSVSDLIDYKGMIFVAAHKDPLV, from the exons ATGGATTCCACTACCCATAAGATCTATCATGAACATGGATTTGATTCCAGAAAACACTTGGAGGATTACCTGTCAGATAACCCTGATACAGCGTTTGGAGATGACGCCTTGATATTTCCCATGGAAAATCTAACAAGCCTTTTCAGAAGAG GTCATATTAATGGAGATGTCCTGATTGACCTCACCTCTGGTTCCCTGGTTCATCACCTCTATGCGGCCTGTGAGTTTTTCCAACACATCATAGTCCTGAAGGTCAGTGACAGATGCATCATGGAGCTGAAGAGATGGCTGGACTCACGGACAGGAGCATTCAATTGGGGACATGTCACAAAACTTCATGCAGACATAGAAGGAAACAG tGACCAGTATGaggacaaagaaaaaaaagtgcgATCAGCAATTCCACATGTTATGAAATGTGACCTAGAAAAAGAAAATATGACGGATCCGATAGACTTACCACCAGCAGATTGTATCATTAGTGCTGGGCTCCTAGATGTTATCTGCAAAGATAAAGATGATTACAGGAGATATCTCAGGAAATTCTCAAGGATGCTGAAACCTGGAGGACACCTGATATTAATTGGGACTTTAGATATAACATATTACACAGTTGGGAAAGATAAGTTTCATGCTTTCACATATGATGAGGATTTTGCCAGAAAAGCTGTAGCTGCAGAAGGTTTTGTTCTTGATTCCTGTAAGGTTAAGAAGAGAACATCTGTGAGTGACCTAATTGACTATAAGGGTATGATATTTGTAGCAGCCCACAAGGACCCGTTGGTCTAA